gggatttctgggtcacatggtggttttagtcctagttttttaagggatctccatactgttccccatgatggctgtatcagtttacatccccaccagtgcaagagggttcccttttctccacaccctctcccacatttattgtttgtagactttctgataaTGGCCATTtggactggtgtgagatgatgcctcatcgtagttttgatttgcagctgtctgaggaggccttacaaatagctgtgaaaagaagagaagcgaaaagcaaaggagaaaaggaaagatataagcatctgaatgcagagttccaaagaatagcaagaagagataagaaagccttcttcagcgatcaatgcaaagaaatagaggaaaacaacagaatgggaaagactagagatctcttcaagaaaattagagataccatgggaacatttcatgcaaagatgagctcgataaaggacagaaatggtatggacctaacagaagcagaagatattaagaagagatggcaagaatacacagaagaactgtacaaaaagatcttcacaacccagataatcacgatggtgtgatcactgacctagagccagacatcctggaatgtgaagtcaagtgggccttagaaagcatcactatgaacaaagctagtggaggtgatggaattccagttgagctattccaaatcctgaaagatgatgctgtgaaagtgctgcactcaatatgccagcacatttggaaaactcagcagtggccacaggactggaaaaggtcagttttccttccaatcccaaagaaaggcaatgccaaagaatgctcaaactaccgcacaattgcactcatctcacacgctagtaaagtaatgctcaaaattctccaagccaggcttcagcaatatgtgaaccgtgaacttcctgatgttcaagctggttttagaaaaggcagagatcaaattgccaacatcctctggatcatggaaaaagcaagagaattccaaaaaaacatctatttctgctttattgactatgccaaagcctttgactgtgtggatcacaataaactgtggaaaattcttcaagagatgggaataccagaccacctgatctgcttcttgagaaatttgtatgcaggtcaggaagcaacagttagaactggacatggaacaacagactggttccaaatgggaaaaggagttcatcaaggctgtatattgtcaccctgcttatttaacttctatgcagagtacatcatgagaaatgctgggctggaagaaacccaagctggaatcaagattgcagggggaaataccaataacctcagatatgcagatgacaccacccttatggcagaaagtgaagaggaactaaaaagcctcttgatgaaggtgaaagaggagagtgaaaaagttggcttaaagctcaacattcagaaaacgaagatcatggcatccagtcccatcactttatgggaaatagatgaggaaacattggaaacagtgtcagactttattttttggggctccaaaatcactgcagatggtgattacagccgtgaaattaaaagatgcttactccttggaaggaaagttatgaccatcctagatagcatattcaaaagcagagacattactttgccaacaaaggttcatctagtcaaggctatggtttttcctgtggtcgtgtatggatgtgagagttggactgtgaagaaggctgagcgccgaagaattgatgcttttgaactgtggtgttggagaagactcttgagagtcccttggactgcaaggagatccatccagtccattctgaaggagatcagccctgggctctcttcggaaggaatgatgctaaagctgaaactccagtactttggccacctcatgcgaagagttgactcgttggaaaagactctgatgctgggagggattgggggcaggaggagaaggggacgacagaggatgagatggctggatggcatcactgactcgatggacgtgagtctgagtgaactccgggagttggtgatggacagggaggcctggcatgctgcgattcatggggtcacaaagaggtagacacgactgagtgactgaactgaataatgagcgatgatgaacatcttttcatgtgtttattggccatctgtatgtcttcttcagagaaaggtctaagtcttctgcccacttcttgattgggttgtttgtttttctggtgttgagtttcatgagttgcttgtatattttggagagtaatcctttgtcagttgtctcCTTTGCTGTTATTTTGTCCCGttctgagggttgccttttcaccttgtttatagtttcctttgctgtgcaaaagcttttaagcttaattaggtcccatgtgtttgtttttgttttcatttccatttctctgggaggtgggtcacggaggatcctgctgtgatttgtcATAGAGTgtcctgcctgtgttttcctctaagaggtttatactttctggtctgacatttaggtctttaatccattttgaatttatctttgtgtcatAATACAATTCTGATATGATCATTTCAGGCCTCACCCCAGTGGGTAATGGATTCTGATGCATAACCTGCAGACCGCACAAGGGCCCTCCACTCCGCGGGCTTCTCTTCCCTACAACCTGCGTTTGTCCATCAGCGGCACCACCATCTAACATTTGTTTAGGCCAAATGCAAAGATGTCAATCTTGATTTCCAGCCCCCTTCCCcaacccctccctctccctccaatCCATCAGCAAGTCCTCTCACCTCTGTCTTCAGACAAATCCCAGATCTAACCATTTCCCTCCATCTCCATTTTCCTCACTCTCATCCAAGTCTTCCGTGTCTTATATTTGGGGGTCATGTGATGATCTTCTATGTGGGATCCTTGCTTCTTACCCCATACCCTCTCCAATAACTCTCCACTCCACAGCCAGAGTAAGCTTTTAACAACACAGACGGGAGCATGTAGCTCCCCTGCACAGAACCCTCCAGCGCCTCACCACTGGCCTTAGGATAAAATGCAACCTCCTGACAGACACACACTGCTGCATATAAAATAGGTGACCCGCAGGGACCTACCGTACAGCCAGAGAACTCTgctctgctctgtgatgacctatatgggaacagaatctaaGAAAGAGCGGGTGtatgtataactggttcactttgctgtgcatcagacactaatacaacattgttcaatcagctgtactccaataagaatgtttttttgaagatttaagtcctgcttttattttttccccatcttaaaatgtatttttaattggaggatacttgctttacaatagtgtgttggtttctgccatacatcagcacaaatcagccataggtatgcggATGTCCCTTCTCTCTcagacctctctcccacctcccaccccatccctctaggttgtttttacttaaaaaaaaacaaaaaacaaaaaaacggcAATCTCCACGGCATGATCATCAAGGCCTTCTGTGGCCTTCTGTGACTGCCGTTACTTTTCGAGCTCCCTGCCCGCTCTGCTTCAGCCACAAGAGTCTTCTTGCTCTTCCTGGAATACGCTGCGCTCTTCGCCTCAGTGCCTTGGCACTGTTCTGTGGGAAACCCTTGCCTCCCGTTTGTCACACCCTGGTTCCTTTTGTCCTCCACGGGGCAAAGAGCCTCAGCGGAATGCATAAATGAGGGGTCTTGGGGGCTGAGTcttctgggtttgaatctcagctctgctgcttactagctgtgtgaccttggggaaaggTGCTTATTTCCTCTGTGCCTTGATTTTCCTATCTGTAAATAGGGATAGTAAAAGTACTTGTTATCCAAGGTTGctgagaggattaaataaaagTGATCACATTAAATGAGTTGATGTACAAAAAAGACTCAAGAGCTGTGGCATCTATAAAACACTTGGTAGTGCTATTAttgaggagggcgtggcaacccactccagtgttcttgcctgcagaatccccatgggcagaggagcctgctgggttatagtccatggggctgtagtccgacatgactgagcgactaagcacagcacagcacagtgctcTTACTGTCCTGCAGGGACCATCTTAAATACTCTGAGGAGCCTTTCCTGGCCACCCgcagaccccacccccacccctccacacccccatCTCTCTGTCTGCATCCCTGTCACTCCACCCCCAGTACGTTTCTTGTTTAGGTGTTTATTGTCTACTCTGCCCGCTTCCCTAGACTGTAACTTTCATGAGGGCAAGGACTTTCCTGAGCTGGTATTCTGCAGGTtctcaataaatctttgttgaatgGCTGTGGAAGGAATGGAGGCCGAAGTCCATTGATTCCCTCCCTTCCTAGCAGCCCTGAGAGCTGGGTGCTGGCACTCCAGGGCCACGTGTCAAAAACAATGCTCAGGGTTTTTTTCTTGGGAGCCTGGgaaccccaggcagggggcctaCTTTTAGAAGCCCTGGGGGCATTGGTGGGCACCAACCCTTAGCAGGGGACAATCAGAGCCTGGAGTCTGGAGTGGAGACGGCTCGGTCCATCAGTCTCTAGTGGACTACTgatcctctctgtgcctccacttTCTCATATGTAAAACTGCGAGAATACCAGCTACCTCACAGGGCTGTTAGGGAGATTAAGTgggataatatatgtaaaacacagCTCCCTGCCCGGCTTGGAGTAAAGCTCTCCAGATGGTTAGttatcattattgttgttgtcagTGCCATATCTAAGTGTCATTCTTCTGAGCATGAATGGGGGTGCGCGAGGGACTTGGAGGGTGCAGGTAGTtgaagacacagacataaagacaaTTAGGGGAGAGAAGTGGACTGGAGTCATCAGCTGTGTTTGTATTCATGAGTGCCTctgtgcgtgtgtttgtgtgcgCGCGTGGGGAGGAGAGGCGGCATGGATCCAAAGGAGAAATCCGGTCTTTCCTCGGAACTCGGTTTTGGGGAGCCCGAGGGGCCTGGCTTTCCCTGCGGCAAGGAAGACTGGGAAGCTGCCTCCGCCCCGCGCGCGCTCAGCCCAGAACCCGAGGCCAAACAACCGAGCGTCTCGATTGTGTGCTTCTGGGATTAGGCGGCTggatggggcaggggtgggggggctgaCTTGCGCCCCCGCGGCCAGCACGCTTGGTCCAGACTTGGGGAATCCCAGGGCGGGCAGGAGCGCCTCGCTCCCCGACCGCCCCGCGCCCGGGCCCCGCCGCCCGCTCCGCAGCCTCGGATGCTCCCGAACGCCCGCGGGCGGGGCCTGCCTTCCGGAGCTGGGTTGacgggcggcgcggggcggggaaAGGGCCGCTACTTTCCCAGAGTGGCGGGGCGACGTCAGGCGGAAGGGCGCGGGGCGCGCACGCTTTAAATGGCATTCGCTGTCATCCGAGCTCGCAGCCGTGTGGGCAGGAGCCGGCTATATAAGCGGCGGGCCGGGCCGACGCCGGGCAGACGGCGACAGCGGCGGCGGCGAGCGCCTCGGAGCagcgcaccccccaccccacccagccccGGAGGCCCGCGCCCCCCGACGGGCCCGCCCGCCCTCCAGAGGAGCGCCGACCCGGGCCCGTGAGGGCCGCCACCACCCCGCAGCAGATTTGGATCCTCCGCGCGGCGAGCCCCAGGCTGCTGCCTCCCGGGGGGCCCCGGCGCAGCGGCCGCCCCCGGAGAgccccgccgccccgccggcCGACCCCGAAAACGCCGGCCGCGCCATGGCGGCCGCCAAGCCCGGCGAGCTGATGGGCATCTGCTCCAGCTACCAGGCGGTGATGCCGCACTTCGTGTGCCTGGCCGACGAGTTCCCGCAGCCCATGCGGCCCGCCAAGCTGTCCAAGGGCAAGGGCCGGCTGCGGCGGCCGCGCCAGTCCCGTTTCAAGACGCAGCCGGTGACCTTCGACGAGAtccaggaggtggaggaggagggggcgtcccctatggaggaggagaaggccaAGAAGTCGTTCCTGCAGAGCCTGGAATGCCTGCGCCGCAGCACGCAGAGTCTGTCGCTGCAGAGGGAGCCGCTCAGCGGCTGCAAACTGAGGAACAGCCTGGACTCCAGCGACTCCGACTCGGCCCTGTGACCGGCGCCGCCCGCAGCCGCGACTCGCGCGCCCGGGCGGCGCGTCGCGACGGACCAGCGTGCGAACCCCGAGGGGGCCCCGCGCCCTGCACTCGGGGTCCCCTATCCGCTGAGCACCCTGGCTGGGGGACCGCCTGGACCCTCACCCGACAGCAAACTGGTCCCGGCGCCCCGAGCTGAGCTGGCCCCGGGCGGGAGCGCGCGCCGGGAAGCCGGGGCGCCGGGGAAGGGGGTGCCGCCTTTCTTTGCCcttgtaaatgtttattttttaactcttccCAGTACGAACTCTGCTGTGAGTGTGTGCGGGGAGGCGCACCCGCACTGAGTCGCCGCGGGTCCCTGGGGCTTCGCGGAGAGTCGCTCCACGCCCTTGTCCGATGGTCTGAAACTCCGATTTTTGCACACCGCTCCACCGTGCCCACCCCTCCCGGCCACCCCCCGCGCGCACACCCGTTCACACTCACGCCGACCCACTCTCGCTGAACACTTTTATAATTGTTAGGCGCGGCCGATGGGACTTGGGGCGCAGCGCAGCTGGCGCTGTGGCCGGAggattgatatttatttttgcattgcgATGGCTGACGGCGTTTATTTAACGATCTTTTTACCTAGATATGTCTGTGAGGCTCCCGAACGGAGACAAATAAAGTCAATATATTTGCACAGTGCATTTCTCAAGGCTCTTGACTTCTTGGACTCCTTTAGTGCCCAGGTTCCCAAAACTAGGGGAGAAGTGGGGAGGATTAATTCGCTGGAATGGGGGGGCGGACAGGAATCCCCGGCTGGAAGTAACTCCATCAGCTTCGGTCACCGGTACGAAGTCGCAGCCCCAGTGCGCGGGTCCATGACCTACCTCCCCAGGGGACCCGCCGGCCCGAGCTCTCCTGCCTCCCAGGACTGTTCTCCGTCACCAGTGTCCAGGACGGGGTGGAGCCGCTAGGGAGCTGAAGGTTGGCGCTGTGAGGACGCAGAGCCCCTGCCTGGGGCGGACTGACCTCTCAGGGAGACTGGGGTCAGGGTCACCGCCCCGTACCCACCACGGAAGACCCCACTCACCCCGCGCCCTTTCCAGGCAGTGGGTGGAGAGATGCCCCAGCCAGCAATAAGAGACGCCCCAGCCAGCAATGAGAGACCCTGGCGGGGGTCTCTGGGTGGTGGGATCCGAGGGCCGGCTGGGAGCCggccagagtgtgtgtgtgcgcgcgcgcactcCAAGTCGCCTACGTCCAAGGGCCCCCGGAGCCCCTGCGCTGGGGCAGCAAACAGCGGCTGCTTTTGGTTTGGTCCTTTTCTCCAGCTTTTCCCTTTGCCCTCGTCAAGGTTCGGCAAGGAATCTGTCTTTTGTCAGAGCCTTGAAGGGCGCTTGGGTACCACGGAGTCTCCCCGCACCCCAACCCCGCCtttgtttacagatgagaaaacaaacccGGCAGACAGGGAAAAGTCACATGAAGAGCAGGCGCTGCGCAGCCAGCTCTGACTCGGCGTCCAGTGCTCCTTCCGTCCCACGACTCTGTCTTTCCAGTGCTTTCCAGCAGCGGCCGGCGTCCCTGGCAGTAGGTGGTAAGGAAAGCACTTCTCCACACTTGGGACTCCTACCCAGCCCATCCCTCTGGGGTCACGCCAGCCTTGAGCCACCAGGACCAGGCTTTCCTCTGCGTAGTTATTAGGAACACGGAGAGGGTGGATGCCCTGACGACTCGTCTCTCCAGGTCGCCGTGTGTCTGTGCTTGGGTGTCCCCTGGTGGTAGGGGACACTGGTGCTTAGCTCAGCCCAGCCCTGCAGGGCACCTGCACTGCCTTTTACTCCTCACACCTCACCTGTCGTGGCCCTGGGCTCTGCAGAAAACCAGAAGGCagagcaaacaaaacaaagaaacaaaaagggaTCACACAGGGTctgaaagggaagcctggcgtgctgcagtccatggagtggcagagtccgacatgactgagcatacaacaGGGGTCTAATAGAATGTCCTCCCCTCTGGCTCACAGGCGGGGCCAGGCTCAGGGCCTTGGGGATAGGAGTCTTCGGTGCTATCCTCGCCCTTACCCCCGGAATTCACTGGCCTCTGTGGGCCCCATCAACAGCCAGTTCCATTGCTGGGATGCATCAACAGGGCACTTGGCGTGGTGAGGCAGCCATGGGTCCATGTTTTGATTCCAGTCTCTGCAGCTGCCCTGGTTAggctggtttgagctccttgggtgggaggagggtggcTGAAGCTCAGAAGCCCCTCCTAGAACCTCCTCCCATTCTGTTCCCTCATCCtgttccacccccacccccatcttatCTTACATTTTTAGCAGTAGTTCCTGTTTCTGCTCTTCAAGAGCCAGGCGCCCCCAACCTTCCTATGGGTTCATCCTTAATGCCTGAGATCCCGATTAGGTGTCTCCCTCTGGGCACCATGCTCCTGCCAGTACCCTTTTCCCTGCTGAAGAACCTCCTTCTCCACCACCTTCAGCCCATACCCCAGCTGAAGGCCTACTTATAGGGTCTCCTTGAGTCACCCTAGCCAGGACCTGGGAATGTTGGGGGGACCACATGTCATTATTCCAGTTCTTGCTCAGCCTCTGGCAGGACCCAACACCCAGTAGTCACTTCTGAAAAGTTTGTTGGGTTAAAATGAGTAAGGGGACAGGGAGGAAGATTGATGTTCATCTTGCTTACTTCCTGGTTCGCTTTAAAATTATTCTAATGTTTCATTACCCAAGAACTATTTGTTCCTTATAATAAAAACAAGTAACTCATATTCCTACCACCCCGAGATAAATATGTCAACATTTTGGAGGTTATGCCTatgttattgtgtgtgtgtgtgtatatatatatctatgtatacatatatacatgtttcaCAAAATGGGCTTATGCTGTAAATactattgttttttaatgtttgtttactttttggctgtgttgggtctttgttgctgctcgtggtctttctctagttgtggcaagcagaggcGACTCTGTAGTtacggtgctcaggcttctcactgccgtggcttctcttggggaccacaggctctaggcgtgaggctccaggagttgcagctcacgggctccagagcgcaggctcagtagtcgtcgTGCACGGGTTCAgctgcccctcggcatgtgggatcttcccataccagggatcaaaccaaggtcccttgcgttgcaaggcagattcttaaccactggactgccagggaagcaccccaatactattttttttaagctgcttgTTTTCTTACTTGGATTTGTATTTAATATCAGTATTGATGTATATCATGATTTGTAATAAAATCCTACGGAATAGATGTgtttcccaggcggtgctagtggtaaagaacctgcttgccagtgcgagatgagggcttgatccctgggtcaagaagtttcccctggaggagggcgtgacaactCTCCATGCCTAGGAGTATTACTGCCtcgagaatcctatggacagaggagcctggtgggctacagttcatggggtcgcagagtcggacatgactgaggcaacttagcacagcacagtacgTTGAATCGATGCCCCACAGTTAACTAAACGAATTTCCCACTCTTTGGTATAAAAGTGACGTTTGTTCTGGTTTCTTAGTTTTGCCTATAACTGACATTAGTTCTAAGGATTGAGTATGCACGCACATGTGCTAAcacgcttcagttgtgtccgactctttgcaaccccatggactgtagcccgccagactcctctgtccatgggaattttctaggcaagaatactggagtgggttgccatggcctcctccagggaatcttccagacccagggattgaaaccatgtctctttGCTCTCCTGCccgggcaggcgggttctttaccactagccccacctggacTGAGTGTAGAAAGAAGTTGGAAGCAGTAgtgagagggagaaggggaggagatggggatgctGTTGTATTGGAGGCAGCAGGCTGGGTCTGGGGTGCTGGGGGCCCCCACGTTACACTGGGGATGCGCTCTGATTCCGAACATCTTTGCTCTGCTcgggggaagaaggaagagagtcaGGAGGGGCTTCTCTGAGGTGCCTGTGCAACTTCTAGGGCTCAGTTCCCCCCGTGTGCTCCAAAGCACCACACGGCTCCAAGGAGCTGGGCTAGGAAGCCAGATAgttggaggggagggaagagagggagacATGGGCTGAGGGAGCAGGAGAGCATGAGAACCAGAAAGACGGGAAGGAATGAGGCCCTCGGGGAGacgcagagacagagagagatggggaaatCCAGAGTTAGGAGCCAGAAAATGTCACGAGACTGAGCAGAAGCGGGGCCAGCCTTGGAGAGAGCGAGAGAACGGGATCCGTGGAGAGTAGAGGGGAGGAGAGGCGACGTACAAAGTGACATACAAAGTCCTCTGGGTACGGGCCTTGCAGGAGAGAGAAAACCAGGGCCAGAGCGCCTCGCTGGGAGCTGGGAGCCTGTGTGCGCCAGGGCCAGGTGGAAGCCTGCCCAGCCGTCTGGCTTTAAAGCCGTCTGGCTTTACAAGCTTGTACAAGGAGacgcctccttccttcccttccccacctggGCTTTAGCCTGCAGCCCTAGCCTGGGTGATGAGTTTTCAAACAAGCCGGAGCCCAGAGGAGGTAGCACATTGCCATCCCAGCCCTGGCTGGCAGCCTCTTCTAAACGTTTCTCTTGGCCCTGGGGGCAGTATTTCTCAGGGTGTTTTTCTTGCACTTGTTTAAAAGCCAGATTGGCCTCTGTGGTCCGCCATGTGCCACTTCAGGTCTGCTTGGTGGGCGGTGAGGCGGGGCGGTGTTGGTGAGAGGGAAAGTTGTCTGCTCCCAGGGAATCAAGGCCAGCTATAGGCTtgggaggcttcccagatggctcagtggtgaagaatctgcccgccaatgcaggagacacaggtttgatccctgagtcaggaagatcccccagggtaggaaatggcagcccactccagtgttcttgcctgggaaatcccatggacggaggaacctggtgggctgtggtccatggggtcacagagttggacccggCTACTGActagcagcagcatggacttgGGAGTCCTCCCTTAGGGAGCACATTTGGAGTAGCCCCTAGGCCCACACCTTCTCTAAGACGGTAGGGGAGAGGACAAAGACCACCACTTAGTGAGCACCTCCAGCACTCTAAATCCATCCTTTCCCaggcattttacagaggagagagCTGAGGATCGGAGGGGTTCAGTTTCCTGCCCAGCGCCACACAGCTAGTCAGTAGCGAGCTGGATCATGACgtgttttgtcttttctattcCGAAGCCTGTTCTCTTCCTAGGTCCCCAACTTCCCACCGTGCTGTCCTGTGGCAGCCTCTGGGGATGGGGGGACAGAACAGAGAAGCTCTGGCTTTGCAGTccgtctccttcattggctgaGGCCAGGCCCCTCCCCCTAGACGTGCTCCCCACCAACAGCTTCGCGGGTGGCTGGGGTTCTAAGACAGAACTCTCCCAGTTCCTGGGAGACTTGAGATTTCTTTGTAGGTGGATTTCAGTTGGTggactttaccaacaaaggtccgtctagtcaaagctatggtttttccagtagtcatgtatggatgtgagagttggactataaagaaagctgagtgctgaagaattgatgcttttgaactgtggcattggagaagactctggagagtcccttggactagaaggagatccaaccagtccatcctaaaggagatcagtcctgaacattcatgggaaggactgatgctgacgctgaaactctaatactttggccacctgatgtgaagaactgactcattggaaaagaccttgatgctgggaaagattgagggcgggaggagaaggggacgacagaggctgagatggttggatggcatcaccgactcaatggacatgggtttgagtaaactccaggagatggtgacggacagggaggcctggcgtgctgcggtccttggggttgcaaagacttggacacgactaagtgactgaactgaactggacttcaGCTCAAGGATCTCCCAATGGCTCTACTGAAGCCTTCTCAGACAGCAGGGCCGTCCATGGAcaccctgtctctctctccttctctcaggTTCATTCTTGCCTCACAGCCTGCCGGCTGGCGTCCCCAACCCACTCGACCTCCCTCTGTGTTTCATGTCACACCAGCCCGCCTCCTAATGGAAGCCTTGCACACTTAATCCCAGCTTGGCGTCTGCTTCCCAGAGAACCCAGGCAGGCACTCGCTTCCATCTCCCAGCAGGTTCGGGGCCTGCCCTGAGTCTCCCTCAGGCCCCTCAGGCACGAGGGAGGGTGGCAGGCATCATCGGAAAGAGAACTGTAGGGGCGTGGCAAGGCTTACCGAGCAGAGGTGTGTGGGGAGGTCTGCTCGCCCTGTGGTTCTGGGTGGAGAACAGTTGTggcctgtgtgtgtatatgcgcTGAGGGGGCAAGGGGAGCCCAGGAGGACAGTCCTCTCAGCCTAGGCTCAAGGCCACGTGACTCACACAGCAGCCACCTACTCATTCAGCTCCCAGTCTCCGGTTAGCAGTGGAGACTGCTGATTGTCCACCAGCACTGATTTTCTGCTTCCCCAGGGCATGCAGTCTCTGTGTCCCAGATGCTATTGTCCTTAGGTATGTCGATGAGGTAGGTTTTTGCCGTTGGCAGAGATTGGGAAGAGAAATGTGTTCCTTCCCAGGCCTCAGCCTTAATACGTACCCTCCTCCAATGGATGTGCCTGCAACCCC
Above is a genomic segment from Bos javanicus breed banteng chromosome 15, ARS-OSU_banteng_1.0, whole genome shotgun sequence containing:
- the C15H11orf96 gene encoding uncharacterized protein C11orf96 homolog; its protein translation is MAAAKPGELMGICSSYQAVMPHFVCLADEFPQPMRPAKLSKGKGRLRRPRQSRFKTQPVTFDEIQEVEEEGASPMEEEKAKKSFLQSLECLRRSTQSLSLQREPLSGCKLRNSLDSSDSDSAL